A genomic segment from Candidatus Brocadia sinica JPN1 encodes:
- a CDS encoding DNA-methyltransferase: protein MIPDFKINDLQIFTGDCRKILPNLPAESVQCCVTSPPYWGLRDYNHSSQIGAEPSPVQYVKSLVEVFSEVWRVLRKDGTLWLNIGDGYARNGGTGSCGPNAVVGNTKKLIQKRNCKVPDCWGLKDRDLMGIPWRVAFALQEDGWIFRSRITWVKKTAMPESVKNRPTNATEDIFLMSKSPTYYYNAAAVREASGANLRNYWLLGPDSSGNDHPATFPRELVRRCVLLGSQVGDSILDPFGGSGTTGVVAQELDRSAILIELNPKYSTFSKERISYGCQKALRI from the coding sequence ATGATACCAGATTTTAAGATAAATGATTTACAAATATTTACAGGGGATTGCCGCAAAATCCTTCCTAATCTCCCTGCAGAATCAGTTCAGTGTTGCGTCACTTCTCCACCATATTGGGGTCTTCGCGATTATAACCATTCCTCCCAAATTGGTGCGGAGCCGTCACCAGTTCAATACGTAAAAAGCCTTGTTGAGGTTTTTAGCGAAGTTTGGCGTGTTTTACGTAAAGATGGTACTCTTTGGTTAAACATTGGCGATGGTTATGCACGAAATGGTGGAACTGGTAGTTGCGGCCCAAACGCAGTAGTTGGTAATACAAAAAAGCTTATTCAAAAACGAAATTGCAAAGTTCCAGATTGTTGGGGCTTGAAAGATAGAGATTTAATGGGTATCCCTTGGCGTGTCGCCTTTGCATTACAAGAAGACGGTTGGATATTTAGGTCAAGAATAACTTGGGTTAAAAAAACAGCCATGCCGGAAAGCGTAAAAAACAGACCAACAAATGCAACCGAAGATATTTTTCTAATGTCAAAATCGCCAACTTATTATTACAATGCAGCCGCCGTAAGAGAAGCGTCTGGTGCTAATTTGAGAAACTACTGGCTTCTTGGCCCTGACAGCAGTGGTAATGACCATCCAGCAACCTTTCCACGTGAATTAGTACGCCGTTGCGTTCTTCTTGGTAGCCAAGTCGGCGATTCTATATTAGACCCATTTGGTGGATCTGGAACCACAGGAGTAGTTGCTCAAGAATTAGATCGGAGTGCTATTCTTATTGAATTAAATCCAAAATATTCCACTTTTTCAAAGGAACGCATAAGCTATGGCTGCCAAAAAGCCCTCCGGATCTAA
- a CDS encoding FAD:protein FMN transferase — MINQGVAFVGDYSRYPTVQDKFYMHLVDPKTGMLNGNENLAVIATAPTAEEAGVLATVLFMNGTKDRKNLSTIFPNTGWLILSDKPQNSIVFQGSPGLMKKFKKGEEKIFKFGKGSGCPFSP; from the coding sequence TTGATTAATCAAGGTGTGGCATTCGTTGGTGATTATTCAAGATATCCTACGGTACAGGACAAATTTTATATGCACCTCGTGGATCCAAAAACGGGAATGCTGAACGGGAATGAAAATCTAGCCGTTATAGCTACAGCACCTACTGCAGAAGAAGCGGGAGTATTGGCAACAGTCCTTTTTATGAATGGTACAAAAGATAGAAAAAACCTATCAACGATTTTTCCAAATACGGGGTGGTTGATTCTTTCTGATAAGCCACAGAATAGTATCGTATTTCAGGGATCACCAGGATTAATGAAAAAATTCAAGAAAGGAGAAGAAAAGATTTTTAAGTTTGGCAAGGGTTCTGGTTGTCCCTTTAGCCCATGA
- the tnpC gene encoding IS66 family transposase has translation MTIDNIDIEVTLQKVEKLLSEEKVLSPAMRSMVELLVVVITLLVGRLNRNSRNSSKPPSSDPNRKRESKAKGERKAGGQKGREGVTLKRVENPDKVEVIKVDQRKLPRGEYTVVGYEARQVFDMKISREVTEYRAEIVEDAEGNRFIAPFPEGITKAAQYGADLKAHAVYMSQYQLIPYKRIQEYFEEQMSMPVSEGSLYNFNQEAYEYLEIFEEKSKAELTKSEVLHVDETSINKNGDRYWLHSASNRQWTCFYPHEGRGTEAIDSIGILPQFRGILCHDHLKAYYTYPCTHALCNAHHLRELEGVWEEDNKQQWAKEMKALLEEINRATCDAGGMLGADESEKYRHRYRVILQNAEAESPPPDETNRKGKRGRVKRTKARNLLERLRKYEDDVLRFMDNKNVPFTNNLAENDIRMTKVQQKISGCFRSLEGARIFCRIRSYLSTCRKQGVNLRQALKMLFHGELPDFVRS, from the coding sequence TTGACGATAGACAATATAGACATAGAGGTAACGCTCCAAAAAGTAGAGAAGCTTCTTTCTGAAGAGAAAGTGCTGTCGCCAGCCATGAGGTCCATGGTAGAGTTATTGGTAGTAGTAATAACGCTGCTGGTTGGTCGTTTAAACCGTAACAGTCGCAACAGCAGTAAGCCTCCCTCAAGTGATCCGAATCGCAAGAGAGAAAGCAAGGCGAAGGGCGAGAGGAAGGCGGGTGGACAAAAGGGTCGTGAGGGGGTGACGCTGAAAAGGGTTGAGAACCCTGATAAGGTGGAAGTGATAAAAGTAGACCAAAGGAAGTTGCCGCGTGGGGAATATACGGTGGTGGGTTACGAAGCGCGCCAGGTGTTTGATATGAAGATTTCACGGGAGGTAACAGAGTATCGTGCAGAGATAGTTGAGGACGCGGAGGGGAACCGATTTATCGCGCCCTTTCCTGAAGGAATAACAAAGGCGGCGCAGTATGGGGCGGATTTGAAGGCGCATGCAGTATATATGTCACAGTATCAACTGATACCCTACAAGAGGATTCAGGAGTATTTTGAAGAGCAGATGTCGATGCCGGTGAGTGAAGGTTCCTTGTACAATTTTAATCAGGAAGCCTACGAATATCTGGAAATCTTTGAGGAGAAAAGCAAAGCAGAACTCACCAAGTCAGAGGTGTTGCATGTGGATGAAACGAGTATTAACAAGAACGGGGATAGATATTGGTTGCATAGCGCATCCAATAGGCAGTGGACATGTTTTTATCCTCACGAAGGGAGAGGGACAGAGGCAATAGATAGCATAGGAATATTGCCCCAATTTCGTGGGATTCTTTGTCACGACCATTTGAAGGCGTATTACACCTATCCCTGTACGCACGCGCTCTGTAATGCGCACCACCTGAGAGAATTAGAGGGTGTGTGGGAAGAGGACAATAAGCAGCAGTGGGCGAAAGAGATGAAGGCCTTGCTTGAAGAGATAAATCGTGCAACATGCGATGCCGGAGGAATGTTGGGCGCCGATGAGTCTGAAAAATATCGGCACAGGTACCGGGTGATATTGCAAAACGCAGAAGCCGAAAGCCCTCCCCCTGATGAAACAAACCGTAAGGGGAAAAGGGGGCGAGTGAAAAGGACAAAAGCCAGAAATCTTCTGGAACGATTACGAAAGTATGAGGATGATGTCCTGAGGTTTATGGACAATAAAAACGTCCCTTTTACGAATAATTTGGCTGAAAACGACATCAGGATGACAAAGGTTCAGCAGAAAATATCGGGCTGCTTTCGTTCTTTGGAGGGAGCCAGGATTTTTTGCCGCATTCGCAGCTACCTCTCAACTTGTCGAAAACAAGGGGTAAATTTGAGACAGGCATTAAAGATGCTATTTCATGGCGAATTGCCTGATTTTGTTCGCTCATAG
- a CDS encoding DUF763 domain-containing protein produces the protein MKTGIAHLPLHGGKAPSWLFQRMKRLVREIIIAIVNEYGPQEMPKRLSDPFWFQALGCVLGFDWHSSGVTTTTCGALKEGIKGLEKELGLFIAGGKGGTSRKTPSEIVGVGEQLSCDPEKLVYASRMSAKVDSSAVQDGYQIYHHSFIFTKSGDWAVVQQGMNDANKYARRYHWLGSKVTNFVVEPHQAICCDSRGNTLNMVAGESDEARKMTVILSQVKPDTLVSEIKKMQNLYLPSRHHVDVHDIHPDRLYKIFTKTYETVPKDFESLLGIEGVGPKTIRALALISEIVYGKAPSFNDPVRYSFAHGGKDGHPFPVDKEVYDRSIEILRKALKQSKVGNSEKMDAIKRLNYLDA, from the coding sequence ATGAAGACTGGTATTGCACATCTTCCGCTTCACGGAGGCAAGGCGCCGTCCTGGCTGTTTCAGCGGATGAAACGCCTTGTGCGTGAGATTATCATTGCCATTGTGAACGAGTATGGACCCCAGGAAATGCCCAAAAGACTTTCTGACCCATTCTGGTTCCAGGCGTTGGGCTGCGTGTTGGGATTTGACTGGCATTCAAGCGGTGTGACCACAACCACCTGTGGGGCGCTGAAAGAAGGTATCAAGGGGCTTGAGAAGGAACTGGGACTTTTCATTGCCGGAGGCAAGGGCGGGACTTCCCGGAAGACGCCCTCGGAGATTGTGGGTGTGGGTGAGCAATTGTCGTGTGATCCGGAAAAACTTGTCTATGCCAGCCGTATGAGCGCCAAGGTGGATAGTAGCGCTGTGCAGGATGGGTATCAGATCTATCACCATTCGTTCATCTTCACGAAGTCCGGGGATTGGGCCGTTGTCCAGCAGGGGATGAACGATGCCAATAAGTATGCCCGCCGGTACCACTGGCTGGGTAGTAAGGTTACAAATTTTGTCGTGGAGCCACATCAGGCCATTTGCTGCGATTCCAGGGGAAATACCTTGAATATGGTAGCGGGGGAAAGTGACGAAGCAAGAAAGATGACGGTCATACTTTCCCAGGTAAAACCGGATACCTTAGTAAGTGAAATCAAGAAGATGCAGAACTTGTATTTGCCTTCCCGTCATCACGTCGATGTCCATGATATTCACCCCGACAGGCTCTATAAGATATTCACAAAAACCTACGAAACTGTTCCTAAAGATTTTGAATCCCTGCTGGGAATAGAAGGAGTAGGACCAAAGACCATTCGTGCCCTGGCCCTGATCTCAGAGATTGTCTATGGTAAAGCCCCCAGTTTCAATGACCCAGTAAGATACAGCTTTGCGCATGGTGGCAAGGATGGACACCCGTTCCCTGTTGATAAGGAGGTTTATGATCGTTCCATTGAGATATTGAGAAAGGCCCTCAAACAATCGAAGGTGGGAAACAGTGAGAAGATGGACGCTATCAAACGATTGAATTACCTTGATGCGTAG
- a CDS encoding HNH endonuclease, with product MAAKKPSGSKELILNYFLANIGKVLDSKQIQRASGGAVEWARRVRELRDEEGYQILSHKDRSDLKPGQYLLETIARIPAFKCGISKETRAQVLERNGFTCQMCGVAAGDPDPLGGPRTVRLTIGHILDKSKGGDDTPQNLRAICTNCNEGLQNTALPKPDQIHLLSQARRATINDQRVLLNWLLNKFNLVASPKS from the coding sequence ATGGCTGCCAAAAAGCCCTCCGGATCTAAAGAATTAATTCTAAATTACTTTTTAGCAAATATTGGTAAAGTTTTAGATTCAAAGCAAATACAGCGTGCGAGTGGCGGCGCTGTTGAATGGGCACGTCGGGTTCGCGAGCTACGGGATGAAGAAGGATATCAAATTCTATCTCACAAAGACCGTTCTGATTTAAAGCCAGGCCAATATCTTCTTGAAACAATTGCTCGTATCCCTGCTTTTAAATGTGGCATCTCAAAAGAAACGCGTGCTCAGGTTTTAGAACGCAATGGTTTTACTTGCCAAATGTGCGGCGTTGCAGCAGGTGACCCAGATCCTCTAGGAGGCCCTCGCACTGTTCGTTTAACAATTGGCCATATTTTAGATAAATCAAAAGGTGGCGACGATACACCGCAAAATCTTCGCGCTATTTGTACTAACTGTAATGAAGGTTTACAAAATACAGCACTACCAAAACCCGACCAAATTCATTTGCTCTCCCAAGCACGTCGTGCAACAATTAATGACCAAAGAGTTTTACTCAATTGGTTGCTAAATAAGTTTAATTTAGTCGCTAGCCCAAAATCWTAG
- a CDS encoding TlpA family protein disulfide reductase, translating to MSIVCHFRKVLFLALFVILSLPVVSYAKDMKDITSTDLKEVIRSNTGKIVVVTFWATWCKVCKEHLPELDTLYGKYKEKNVEIIGVSLDDKAKEVKDFVERKGITFPIFRAKDKEEMNYVYNIRKIPIIYYYKNGELEHVEEGYTDPKHIEEDLRSCMEGSRPPHKETTSTSR from the coding sequence ATGTCTATCGTTTGTCATTTCAGAAAGGTATTATTTTTAGCTTTATTTGTGATTTTGTCTTTACCAGTCGTTTCCTATGCGAAGGATATGAAAGATATTACTTCTACGGATTTGAAAGAGGTCATTCGGTCAAATACAGGTAAAATAGTTGTAGTAACGTTCTGGGCAACGTGGTGCAAGGTCTGCAAGGAGCATCTCCCGGAACTCGATACCCTCTACGGAAAATATAAAGAAAAGAACGTAGAAATAATAGGGGTATCGCTGGATGATAAAGCGAAAGAAGTGAAAGACTTTGTTGAAAGAAAAGGGATTACCTTTCCTATTTTTCGGGCTAAGGATAAAGAGGAGATGAACTATGTTTACAACATCAGGAAAATTCCTATTATCTACTATTATAAAAATGGGGAACTGGAACACGTAGAGGAAGGCTATACCGACCCTAAGCATATCGAAGAGGATCTGCGCAGTTGTATGGAAGGCTCCAGGCCTCCCCACAAAGAGACGACTTCGACATCCCGGTAG